CACATGTGTTCAGGTTAGTatttttgtctgtatgtgtgggCCACGATGGTTGATTTGGCAATCAGGTGCCACTTTGTGCCTCTTCCTCCTGCCTAAGGGACTTGAAAGTGAACGTTCTGACTCTGAACAGTGTCCTCGTGCATGTGCTTCATTTTGTGCAAAACGTTAATCATCTACAAGGGATTCAATTTTTCCATGACAGACTGCTGCATGCAGCTGAGCCTCACTGGCCCACTGAGAGGCCATTAGCATCCTACCTGCCTTACCTGTGGTGGTTTCTATAGAAACACACAAGAGGGCGGAAGGTGTTGTTGCACTCACCTTTGAGCCTTGGTAAACAACAGGAAGCTCCCCGGCGGGTAAACTACAATCTGGTCCAGCCAGTCTGTCAGAGTGCTGCACTGGAGCCTGTTGGAGATACGAGATGATGTCTGAGTTGTTGACAGGAGAAAATTTGACTTTCAGATAGAGAGGAGCTTGTTAGGTGGCTCCACATACTTGGGATTGGGAGGTGGCTGAGACAGGAGTGGGCATGATCTTGAGCACAGCTTCCCCTCGGAGGTCGTTCAGCATCCCCATTAACATCAACCTGCAGGGGGCTCGCAAGCGGCAGACACGGTAAGAGAAGACGAGGGACTGGGTCAGGCAGGAAGGCTTTGAAAACGCAGCAGGGAGGTCATTAGGAaggaaaagtttaaaaaagCTCCACTCATAGGTAGATGagtattcattattatacaAGGAGTACATGTGTGTCCATTACGGGtgggaaaagaggagagatgtGACAAAGGTAAACTGATAAAAACGTTTATGTGGACTAAAATAACTTCAATGCATTTCAATACTGccagtcccacacacacaggaagattTACTTATTTACCTACCTGTTAAAACTGTTGAGTGTCTGTAGCTCTAATGATGTCATTAGAGTTAATACTTACAGGTACTTTGTGGAGTTTCTGTCCACCAGTGATGCTATGGAGCAAtgttattacacacacatttatctaTTGTACTGCTCTTCCTGTTAAAGATCACTGGATTAAACACAGTTACGCGGCTGATGTCTTTGCATATATTCCTGTGTATGTACCTCTATATGTCTATGACACAGGGAGGTCGTCCACACAGGGGCAGCGCAGGACCAGGAGTGGTGCAGAGGGGCAGATGGGCATGTGGGACAGCGAGTTCGGACCCAGATGCCAGTGATCAGTGTCGGGGAGGACAGGGCCATCCTGCTGGGCTTCACCATGATTGCCTTCTCAGTGCTGATGTTCTTTGTAGTTGGCATCACGGTGGTTAAACCTTACATTAACAGGTACACTGTCCGTGCTACTGTACACGTGATGAGACAATACAATGACTAATAATgacaaatacacattcacacacttgcTTGAAGagctttttattaaatactgATTTTGGCACGCTGTCATTCACACCATGGCAATGCTAACTCACCATCTTAGTTTAGAGAGTAAGCATGATAATATGCTAATCAGCATTGAGCACAGACTAGAAGTGAGGCTCCTGGGAGCGTCATTAGTTTTGCACACATCTGGTCATAATCTTAATGAGCAAATGATGCACTAGTAGTACTTCTGTGGTCTCTGTGTGAACaatgaaaatctgttttcattgcAATGCATTCCGCAGTTGACaagaaattcaattaaaatgcaACTATATTAATAAGAGGTTAAGAAAATGGGATGTGAGAGCACTGAACCCTCTGTGGCTTTTGTTTTCCAGTAACTGGGAGGAGAAGACCAGCTGCGTGCTGGTGCACACTGACATACCGAAGGACTGGGTGGACTGCAGAGGTGTGAGCACCGTGCCGTGCCTCAGGGTGACAGTGAACCTCACGGACTTAAATCAAAGTGCTCTCCTACACTTTAACGAAGAACCAGTCCTCCTCACTCCGGAGGTAGGGATTTAGAGCAGTAAATTCCAGCTTTTACATTTCACCCTATAGCTTTATGAGTCTCAGGCCTGGATCTGCTTCACAGCATGTGCGGCTTGTCGACCAGCGAGGAGGAAGACCCACGAGATACTCAGTTCTCTGGAGTGGATTTGAGAACTGAAGCTTTATGACTATGCACTACGACACTAGGATCACTTTGTTTAGTAGATCCTAATTTTGCTCCTCAGGAGTCAGAGTCTAGACGTTTCATATTAGCCACCTAAGCAGGGATTTAAAAAAGCACCTGGGAAATAGGCAAAAAATTGTGCTGAACCAGCTGAGAGAATGGCAAACCTGCAGTACTCTGATTCCTGAGGCCCTGTTAATAAGCCAGCATACATTATTAGATGTTCTTGTGCTGCACTTGTCCATTCAGAGATTTGTCAGTACCTGTGCAGTAAATGGAGGCTATGAGggctattcttttttttaacagacaaaaaacgaataaaaaaaatagaaccTTGCCGCTCGTTTCACTGATTGCAATCAGCAACTGACTGTAACAAGCTATTCACTTGATAAAAATGACACTTTAATCATATCCTTCTTCCCCCAGTGTTTCTACATACCTAAATGCCGGATGGACAAAACAGAGCTTCAAGATGAAGTccagaaagtgaaaaaagtCTTGGACAGTCAGTTGGGGAACACCTCATCGTGCTTCACGGACCGCACGAGGCACCCCAGGGACGTCATCTTAAGCAGGAAGTACACTTTGAGAAGGTCCCTGTTCTCACTGCTGTGGCCCTGTCTGATGCTGGGCGGTGGAGCACTACTCGTGGGCCTTGTGAAGCTGACACAGTGTCTGGCCTATCTGTCCTCTGAGTTGTGCAGCGAGACTGCAGGGAGCAGGATGACATCGAGATACACCCAGGGCAAACTGTACAGACTCCTCCGGAGGTCCAGCATGCAGTCGCCCTCATGACATTGAGACGTTTGTGCCATAAATACTGAATTAAGTAACTGTACATAATGTGAGCGAGCGCCGGCAGGATTAAAGCCGCACGTGACGGACACAGAAATCAGTGTAAGTGAGAACCATCTGTTGTGGTCCTTAAATGTTGTGTGTAAAGAAACATTAAGTTTAACTGCTCCTGTTTTTTAAAGCGAAGGCTTAACAGTATTTACATAAGTGGCAAATTTATACATTGAGAATCTATTTAATTGGtttgttgtatttcttattCACTGCCTTTCAAACTCCTCACGATTCTTGTACTTCACACCTCAGCTCATATGTAATATActtcacattttattatatacCGTATAAATGAACATTAGGAACAATTACACTTAACTGAACATTTAGGCATTGTATCTTTTATGTACCTATTATCAAATATATTCCAGTGCTGGTCACCATTAACCAGACCTCTGaataatttgtaaatataaatataatatatatatatatatatatatatatatttatttatatatatatatatatatatatatttatttatatatacacacacacaatacattgtaaataaatactggCCTTGGTCAGATTgccttttaaacatttttataaatactgGATATTGTCAAAAATCTAGAGACATTAGTAGTTTCTCATTAGTTGGAAGGTTTCTgactattttatatttattatttaacataatgGTTCATTTAACAGTAGTAAAGAGTCCtatgtgctgtttttttgtatGGAAAGGTTGAGACTATACCTTTTGTGAGTTTCTTCTATAAAATAATTCAGAAGTGCCTtgtaaatgacacatttgtatGACCAATAACAATGTCTTATAATGTAGATagggagaaatgttttttaattcaacAGTACAATAAATGAATGCATACAGTTTCTTATCAGACATGGTCATAAGAGGATGACTAAAGCAAGTATCTGAAGAGGGTTTTATGACATATACAGAAGGACAGATAATTAACATATGAATCTGGTTTTGAAAAACATGCAGGGTAGCTACTTCCTCCTTTGTGCTTACAGACATCTACTTAGGGCAAGAAATCTCCACTTGACGTAAAGATTGTTATCTGACAACAGCATCAAGTCCTTGTCCTTCATTCAACAATTCACCTCTGCTTTGTCATTCGCATCACTTCAACAGCTAGAAGCTGTCCACTGGGTTCATGTGAGGATGGTGAACATTATGCATGAttcctccatttttttttttttttttttggttagcAGTTACATATACGAGTTtgcttacatttaaaaatacaaaaatatattaccTCTGCAATTTTTCAAGGAAAGCATTTGCACATGTAGTAGCAGTATCAGTATCTGTTACCTTCATTGTGACTTTGTTGTACCTCAAACACGTAACAAGGTCATTTCTATACATAAAATTCAAGTAAACAACATCaggtcaaacaaaacaaaaaaatatataaagtagaTAGTTGAGGACCTCATGCATAATGCAGTTTGAGAAACAGCAACCATAACAAGTACAAAGGGAAATAGCATCATTTACTGTAGACGGTGCTTCTATTAGGTTCATGGGGTCTAGTTCTCTTAGTTTGGGTCCGGCCCACAGCTCTGTAGCCTGTACAGAAGCACATGCATCTCGGTAGGATCAGTTTCCTGAGCATgtacataaacaaaaactggaCTTTCAGACAGACTTGAGTGTCCAGGAAACCACATTGTTGTGTCTCATTTGGTAAAGCTAGAACATCTATTGACCCCTTCCTTGAGCGTCTGCGCTTTGATCGAACCTGCAAAGACTATTCTCCGACACTTAAGGGTGACAATCATTGGAAAACGTAGGGAAGAAGACACTTGgaagtattttgttttgtttttcttttttttaaattcacatcgGTTACTTCTCGTTATCTGGATGTTGTGATATGAGACCATACAGCAAAGGTGAGGAGAGGGTCTGTTTTAAATGATCTGTTGGATGTAGGAttgaaaacaaagagacagaagcaaaaaaaaaaaaaaaaaaaaaacactattacaTACAGCTTAGATTGAACCTCCACATATGAACCTGGTAAGGAGAGGCAAAAGGCAGGGTCTAAAAACTTTACTCAAAGTTCCTTCTGCTGGGAAGAAATAGACAATACTGTTAGTGCAGCACTGCGCATTTTTTCTTCCATGTACTATCTGTTAAAACTTCACTGACACACTCCTCTGTGTGACCAAGTCGGTGGAAGATgcatccctctctcttccttacTCTGAcatctccttcctctttttttttttttttttttttttaacaatatacagtacataataagATCACAACTTGCATAGTgtaacagcacagcacacaaaaGGAACACTACCCATCACTTTCTGCGTTTGCCTTTATCAGACAAATAACAATCCAACTCGTGCTACACGTCCGGACGCAGCTGCTTAGAAAGGTTTTCTGTAGTGTTCCAACTGTGTGGAACAGTGGACACAGAATAATACTGAtagacaaaacagaacaaaaacaaatactgcaCAGATCAGTGCTATGAGTACACATGACATTTGGAATAATagtgacttgtttttttgttgttgttgtttttttttatgataagACTGCTGAGTAGTGGGGTTACATATGTAGGACTTTGGCTCAGTAGAAAAGAGAATCAAAAAGGAATATGTGCACTGAATGCATATACGTCTATGGATATACTGCTGTACAAAAGTCAGTTATGTGGCAGGACATGGTTTCAAAAATGAGGACATGTCTCCTGTAGGCTACAAATAAATCATTAGTTCAGTTGTGTTTTCCACAATGCATCATCTGTCAGTCCTGTAGTGTTTGATGATTGCTTCTATGATTGTATGGGGAGACAGAATTTTGTGGGCACCTGCCAGGCTTCTTTCACTGCATTTCAGATGGCCTGAGCTGTCTGTGCCCATATCTCCCCCGTCTTCATCAGTTCAAAATAGGTAGTGGGAATAATGTAGTTACAGTCAGTTTATCTTTCAAAAAAGCCAGCTGTGCTCTGTATACCACTTTGTAATGCTCCTTGTGTAATGCTAATGGTTGCAGGTGTACtgaaaggatttaaaaaaataatacaacatttGTCCTTAAGTTTGTGCACATGATGAAAAGGCTAATGTAGTCGAGGTCCATTACATTTTAGTCCTACAATTTAGGTTTAGTTCTTGTGAAGAAGTCACATGAAATAGGATGTCAACTCTGCCTTCTCAAGTTCATAGTGCAGGGAGATTAAATTCAGACGCCTGTAGAAACAGGAGTATTTCTGAGCACCCTTATTTTGTGGTATGATGCCAGGCAATTTTTCAGAGTCACCTGTTGGCATATATGTTGACCAGGCTTTAGTGTGTTTGAGAAAATACCTCGTTCGCTTTTCACTATTCTTTTGGTTCGTAGTTTGCTGTTGTTGCCGCAGTCCTTGACTCATCTCTTTCCTTAGTTTCCATCTCAGTTCATAGCGTGCTGGCGGATTGTGTGGAAGATCCAGTCCATCTTGGTAGTCCACCCGCCGTGATGAGCGTCGTTCATCTGCTTCATGAAGTAGTCGAGGGCCTCCTGCTCCGACTTGTCCAGGGCCAGGGTCTTTCTGATGTAAGCAATGTCGTCGAAGGACTGCAGCTCTGGCATCCCTGAGCCCAGCATCATGGAGAAGAGGTTGATGAAAAGGTTGGCGTGCTGCCTGATGGCTAGGTACGCCTTGTAACACATCTCCTGAAACCTGAGGGGAGTAAGAAGAACATAAGGACTGTGAAGGCACGTAAGAgactcagtcagtcagtcactgaACACTTTTACTTCGTTCCAGTTgaacaaacacatgctgaatGCTGGTTTTACCTTTCAAACTCCCTCGTTTTGGTGCACTCCTGAGTTCCTTTGCTAATCACAATCAAGAAGTCCTGCGTAAGCACAAAGGGCACGCGCTCCCTCTTGTACCCaaacttcttctttttgtggTCGAGGAAATGGCCAAAGTCTATGTGGAACAGCtgtggaaataaatgaataaataattatcattaaaaaaaaaaagagagttaGCATTTATAACATAAAAAGAATGTCAAAATGTAATCTTTACCTGTCCATCATCTTTGACCATAATGTTGCTATTGTGTCTGTCTCCTATGCCCAGAATAAAAGTGGCCACACAGTAGCCTGCGCATGACCGTGTGAACAGATCTATAGCCTGGTCATACCtgacaaatcaaataaatggaaaaaagaatCCATAAACAGTGTGACTATTACTACAGACGCTGTAGAAAAGGCTGTGTAAATGTGACTCCTCATTTGTCTTTATATCAACACTAACACCACCTTTTATACGAGATGAGAAAATCTGTGTAAATCGCAGTGTTTGTTACTCACATCTCTCCCTTGTTCTTATCCTTGAGCCACTGATGCAGTGTGTGGCTGTTAAACTGCAGCGCCCCCTTCAGGCCTCCTTTACACTGGATCTGCATGATGGTGTGAGAGTTCCTCACCACCTCAATCAAACCCACACAGTCTCCGATTGACAGACAACCGTATGGGAGCATCCTTTGAGAGGAAGGATGAAAAACataaagagaagcagaaaaaataaGTGCACCAGTGaaaaactttatattaaattaactgAGGTCGCTGGTAGAGGTTGCCATTAATCGGAATTCAGGCATGGAGTAGACACACAGCATGAATGGTCCAGCTTTTGTTAATATGTACCTGCATCCTTGCTGTCATAGTCAAGTAAGGAGCCTACCTGAGATCAAGGCCTTGATTCTGCCAGATGTTCTCCATTATTCTAATGATTTGCAGTGTCAGCATATCCTGCCTCAGATCTGCAGGggcagagagaaacaagaaggTGGATGACAGTGAGGTGAACAGTAGCTGCTTAGCTGAGCTTTGATCAACATTGTGGAGCAGAGCTGTCAAAGTCAGTTTGGTCACAGATGgtgcagtaaaatgtgcaggCAGCTCCACTAAAGTGTGATTCATATAATGTGACTTGTTCTTTCTGAACTTCATGTAAAGAGCATGGAtgaggttgtgtttgtgtaccgTGAAATGCCCTACAGGCTTAAGCTGAATTATGCTGCATGCTCAGCAAGAGCATTTTgaagtctgtctgtttgtgaggcagaaacagacaaaaagagacacagaagtAGAGAAGGAGAGGGGGCAAGGGGGGGGGAAATACAGAGGTAGAATTTACCATCTCCATTTTTGAAGATGATTTCGTTGTTCTGAAAAAGCAGCTCTGACATCATATCTGGATTTTCCCAGTTAAGCCATAAAGGTCTCTTGGCTGATGACATCATCCTGCATTCCTCCAGGCTGAAAGAGACACAGTAATGCTGTGTCAGTCATTTGGGACCGAGTTTACCGTAAAATAACACTGTGTTCCAGGAGCAGTGAGTACATTATGTCCCCAAAGGTACTTTATCCACACACAAAActatttcattaaatataataacatgTAATTCCTGAAAAGATGAAGTCAAAAGCAACATTTACAGAGGACCTGAATTAATGCCAACCATTTGAGAGGAGAGAGTTAAGATAAGAGAGAGCTGATGTACCGAAGGTTTCCCAGCTGGTGTGCTGGATTCAGTGGGGACGTGAAGCTTTGCAGTGCATCCATATAGTCAGGCCTTCTCATCTGCTCCACCAGAAACTTCATTTGAACCTTAGaagagataaataaatgtatgaattattaataacCCTGGAGGAGTAGGTCAGTCTGGTAAATATGCAGTAAGTACAGAAAGCttactgatgttttgtttgtttgttttttcagcaaaaTGATTAACCTCTCACAGAGAAGCGACACTTTTGGGTAATGACATACACCATCTGGTGGGCATACTGGAGGCCCACACCACTTGGCATTAAAAGGCCACTGGGCTGCAAATGTCACTTTTTACTAGTTTTTACTTGCCCTGTGTACTGATCATTGAAGTGTCAGTACAGCCCACCCAGCGGTTTACTTATGTGCCTTGGCTCTAGTTATACATTGCACTGGGGCTTGTGGACATAGCAACACACCCCTCTGTGAGCCTCTTCTTTGAAGCTCCACTTACGGCGCAAGAGCAAGCGGGAATAGCTTCATACCATACTCTCTTGCAGCACTAGCAGAATAGCTAAAGCTACAACAGGAAAGGAGCATATGAAATGTGGTGTTGTAGTCTGCACTGAAGAACACAAATCTACTGCCAACCTCAGGTAAGTAAGGGCTCAGTGGTTGAACGTGGGCATGTTTGCGTGCAAACCACTTTGTAACCAGCAGCTTTGCTAACCTGGTCATTTTATTATGGACGCAGATTAGTAAAAAAATTAGCAGCAtctaaaaaatgtgttgtggaGTAAGACATTAAATTTACGTTCGTCATTCGTTTTTGGATTATTACAAATAAGAGTGTCAAGTCACATCTACAAAATACTGCCTGGGGTCCAGAGTAGCAAACTTGGCTTTTTACATGCCGTTTTTCTAAATTCCCTTGTTCAGAATTTTAGTGAGGGGCATCCCTGTTTTTTGTCTGCATTAATGTGCTTTTAGTGCATTTTGTTAACTATATATTTAGCACCTCCTGTCTTCATGAAAAGACTTTTAGCGGTTCTGGCGGCAAAATCTTTTTCAGTTCTCCAGAtagcttttaatgtgaaatatgtgagtGTTGACCCTCATTAACAGCAGTGTAATATTAAAAAGGTGCAGCTAATGTAAGTACAACTGATTACAAATAAACAGTATGTCAAATATAAATCAACTGATATGAATGAACATATTACTGTGGGAAATTAAGAATCAGCTGAACGTGCCATGACAACATCGTGGCACAGGTAGCAGTAAATCACTTAGGTTTCAACTAAGTTTTCTCATTTGGGACTAGTCTTTATTGAAGAACcaagttttatttcatattttctgcaTTGACAGTTACTGTAATGACTGCTCCATTTCTTAGGGATTATCGAACTTGTCTGGTTAAAATATATTTGGCTGCAAGCAACTGTGCGTATTCGCATCACTCAAGTGTGTGTGGCATCTCTGTCCCCAGATTGGCCCAGATGTTGTCAAGATTAAGCTCAACGATTCAGTGGATCACATTTAATAGTTGCCAGATGTCAGATTACCTTCTGTGCCTCATCCTTCTTCTCCTGTTTGAGAAGGTCAGTGAGATTGATGAGTTTCTCCATGGCCTCCACCTGTCTGCTCAGGTGCTTCAGATACATGCCACAGGCCCGACAGTATGACTCCAGCAGCAGGCCAAACCGCTGGCTCACTGTCTTGTTGTGCATCTCCGACCTGAACACAAGCGGGCAAGAGAAAGAAGACGAGCTTTTGGGCGTTCTATTGGAAAATATGTGCAGGCTTGATtagatatatacacacaatcCCTAAACTGTTTTTCCAGAACGTTCTTGAATACAACAGGATTTGGGACAGTTATGTGACATTCAGACACTACTTTCCATTTCACATAAACAAAAGCTCTATTTTCCTGAAAGAATACCGTTTACAGTTAACTTACTTTAAATGCCAGAAGAAGAAATGTCCTATCCTCTGATTAGTTAATGCCTTTTTCAGCAGGAAGCGTGCAAGTGGGTTATCAAGGTACTGCTCATACTTTAGAACCTgggcacagacacaaaaaaataccATAAAAACATCTAGCTGAAACATGAACCAAAGTAACCTTCCATCATGAAAAAAGTTCACACTATTTGCTTTACTAGTATT
The window above is part of the Anabas testudineus chromosome 17, fAnaTes1.2, whole genome shotgun sequence genome. Proteins encoded here:
- the LOC113172370 gene encoding calcium-activated potassium channel subunit beta-3, whose amino-acid sequence is MILSTASPRRSFSIPININLQGARKRQTREVVHTGAAQDQEWCRGADGHVGQRVRTQMPVISVGEDRAILLGFTMIAFSVLMFFVVGITVVKPYINSNWEEKTSCVLVHTDIPKDWVDCRGVSTVPCLRVTVNLTDLNQSALLHFNEEPVLLTPECFYIPKCRMDKTELQDEVQKVKKVLDSQLGNTSSCFTDRTRHPRDVILSRKYTLRRSLFSLLWPCLMLGGGALLVGLVKLTQCLAYLSSELCSETAGSRMTSRYTQGKLYRLLRRSSMQSPS